In Saccharothrix violaceirubra, the following are encoded in one genomic region:
- a CDS encoding amino acid ABC transporter permease, with amino-acid sequence MSSVLFDVPGPRARVRHRVYGVVGALAVVAVLAFVAYRFAVSGQFSGSKWTWIEYTKIQTDLLAALLNTLKAFGAGAVLALLFGAVFAMARLSDHAVIRVPATVVVEFFRAVPLVVLIFMFHYGLALGAPFFSVVLGLTLYNGAVLAEVFRAGVLSLPRGQSEAAYALGMAKSQVMRLVLLPQALRVMLPAIVSQLVVLLKDTALGFLITYEELLYYARYLGGDFQFGRPLVPITISVAALYIAMCLLLTWLATTLEKRNRRSRKVVAAPQDDPLPA; translated from the coding sequence ATGAGTTCGGTCCTGTTCGACGTTCCCGGGCCCAGGGCCCGCGTCCGCCACCGCGTGTACGGCGTCGTCGGGGCGCTCGCCGTCGTGGCCGTCCTCGCGTTCGTCGCCTACCGCTTCGCGGTCAGCGGCCAGTTCAGCGGCTCCAAGTGGACCTGGATCGAGTACACCAAGATCCAGACGGACCTGCTGGCCGCCCTGCTCAACACGCTCAAGGCGTTCGGCGCAGGTGCCGTGCTCGCGCTGCTGTTCGGCGCGGTGTTCGCGATGGCCCGGCTGTCCGACCACGCCGTGATCCGCGTGCCCGCCACCGTGGTCGTGGAGTTCTTCCGCGCCGTGCCGCTGGTCGTGCTGATCTTCATGTTCCACTACGGCCTGGCGCTGGGCGCGCCGTTCTTCTCGGTGGTGCTCGGGCTGACGCTGTACAACGGCGCGGTCCTGGCCGAGGTGTTCCGCGCGGGCGTGCTGTCGCTGCCGCGCGGGCAGAGCGAGGCCGCGTACGCGCTGGGCATGGCCAAGAGTCAGGTCATGCGCCTGGTGCTGCTGCCGCAGGCGCTGCGCGTGATGCTGCCCGCGATCGTGAGCCAGCTCGTCGTGCTGCTCAAGGACACCGCGCTGGGCTTCCTGATCACCTACGAGGAACTGCTCTACTACGCCCGCTACCTGGGCGGCGACTTCCAGTTCGGCCGGCCGCTGGTGCCGATCACGATCTCGGTCGCGGCGCTGTACATCGCGATGTGCCTGCTGCTGACCTGGTTGGCGACGACGCTGGAGAAGCGCAACCGGCGCAGTCGCAAGGTGGTGGCCGCGCCGCAGGACGACCCGCTGCCCGCCTAG
- a CDS encoding Rv2732c family membrane protein, whose protein sequence is MSDFDDELRDEIDRVGRSAAKRFEPGRGALVIAVAVLVVLVSLVLPWVGGDPGLSVLAGPAPAVPRVFAYLALVSGVLLPAVTLGLRRWVLAWVSALGCFAATVCGVLSIWTTQTTTGHHPGPGPGFGLILAVLAVATLLVRWLRIAASRH, encoded by the coding sequence ATGAGCGACTTCGACGACGAACTGCGCGACGAGATCGACCGGGTGGGCAGATCGGCGGCGAAGCGGTTCGAGCCGGGCAGGGGTGCCCTGGTCATCGCGGTGGCCGTGCTGGTGGTCCTGGTGTCGCTCGTGCTGCCGTGGGTGGGCGGCGACCCGGGGCTGAGCGTGCTGGCCGGGCCGGCGCCGGCCGTGCCCAGGGTGTTCGCGTACCTGGCGCTGGTGTCGGGCGTGCTGCTGCCCGCCGTGACGCTGGGCCTGCGTCGCTGGGTGCTGGCCTGGGTGTCGGCGTTGGGCTGCTTCGCGGCCACCGTGTGCGGCGTGCTGTCGATCTGGACGACCCAGACGACGACCGGCCACCACCCCGGTCCGGGTCCCGGCTTCGGCCTGATCCTGGCCGTCCTCGCCGTGGCGACCCTGCTGGTCCGCTGGCTGCGCATCGCCGCGTCCCGCCACTGA
- a CDS encoding response regulator transcription factor has product MRVLLVEDDDRVAEALVPALTRRGFTVVRQATGRGTLDRLAGIDVVLLDLGLPDMDGVTLCRHIRAASDVAIIVVSARGEIDDRILGLHAGADDYLVKPYDVGELVARVHAVRRRRGDPVSTATAVFEVADVRLDLARHEVTVGGEPVALSRKEFQVFALVVAAGGAVCTRERIIAEVWGRSWAGANRTLDVHVATLRTKLGRPALLETVRGVGYRLNADGP; this is encoded by the coding sequence GTGCGCGTACTGCTGGTCGAGGACGACGACCGGGTCGCGGAGGCGCTGGTCCCGGCGTTGACCCGGCGGGGTTTCACCGTCGTCCGCCAGGCGACCGGACGGGGGACACTCGATAGGTTGGCCGGGATCGACGTGGTGCTGCTGGACCTGGGACTGCCCGACATGGACGGCGTGACGCTGTGCCGCCACATCCGGGCCGCCAGCGACGTGGCCATCATCGTGGTGTCCGCGCGCGGCGAGATCGACGACCGCATCCTCGGCCTGCACGCGGGCGCGGACGACTACCTGGTCAAACCTTACGACGTGGGCGAACTCGTGGCGAGGGTGCATGCGGTGCGCAGACGGCGCGGCGACCCGGTCTCCACGGCAACGGCCGTGTTCGAGGTCGCGGACGTGCGGCTCGACCTGGCCCGGCACGAGGTTACCGTCGGCGGCGAACCGGTGGCGTTGTCACGCAAGGAGTTCCAGGTGTTCGCGCTGGTCGTGGCCGCCGGCGGCGCGGTGTGCACGCGCGAGCGCATCATCGCCGAGGTGTGGGGCCGGTCGTGGGCCGGCGCCAACCGGACGCTGGACGTGCACGTGGCGACGTTGCGCACCAAGCTCGGCCGACCGGCGCTGCTGGAAACCGTGCGCGGGGTCGGGTACCGGCTGAACGCGGACGGACCGTGA
- a CDS encoding DUF349 domain-containing protein: protein MTEHETTPGTTGGSGAGAVVEETRAEGAAAPAPVPVASDHPDRWGRVDADGTVYVKTADGERAVGSWQAGEPAEGLAHFARRFDDLRTEVELLVTRLSSGAGDPKHASTSAKHVQEQLAEAAVVGDLAALTARVEFVLAKAEEGIEAAKVAKDEARAAASARKLELVEEAEVLANESTQWKAAGDRLRAILDEWKTIRGVDRKTDEQLWRRFSKARDAFNRRRGSHFADLDRQRGVAKARKQELVEEAESLVSSDDWGVTAGRYKDLMVEWKAAGRAPKEADDSLWQRFRAAQDAFFARRSEAFSERDAEFSTNAKLKEELLAEAEHIDPSHDLETARQQLYRIQERWDAIGKVPRERVRELEGKLRSIEEKVRGAVDAQWRRSDPEAEARVAQFRERVEQFEAQAEKARSAGDKRRAEQAEAQAKQWREWLAAAEQAVATR from the coding sequence ATGACCGAGCACGAGACGACACCGGGAACCACTGGTGGCAGTGGTGCGGGGGCGGTGGTCGAGGAGACTCGCGCGGAGGGCGCGGCGGCGCCCGCGCCGGTCCCCGTCGCGTCGGACCACCCTGACCGCTGGGGGCGCGTGGACGCCGACGGCACCGTCTACGTCAAGACGGCCGACGGCGAGCGGGCGGTGGGTTCCTGGCAGGCGGGCGAACCCGCCGAGGGACTCGCGCACTTCGCGCGCCGGTTCGACGACCTGCGTACCGAGGTCGAGCTGCTGGTGACCCGCCTGTCGTCGGGGGCGGGCGACCCGAAGCACGCGTCGACCAGCGCCAAGCACGTCCAGGAGCAGCTGGCCGAGGCCGCCGTGGTCGGCGACCTCGCGGCGCTGACCGCGCGCGTCGAGTTCGTCCTGGCCAAGGCCGAGGAGGGCATCGAGGCCGCCAAGGTCGCGAAGGACGAGGCCCGCGCGGCGGCGAGCGCGCGCAAGCTGGAGCTGGTGGAGGAGGCCGAGGTCCTGGCCAACGAGTCCACCCAGTGGAAGGCGGCGGGCGACCGGCTGCGGGCGATCCTGGACGAGTGGAAGACGATCCGGGGTGTCGACCGCAAGACCGACGAGCAGCTGTGGCGGCGGTTCTCCAAGGCGCGCGACGCGTTCAACCGGCGGCGTGGTTCGCACTTCGCGGACCTGGACCGGCAGCGCGGCGTGGCCAAGGCCCGCAAGCAGGAGCTGGTGGAGGAGGCCGAGTCGCTGGTCTCGTCCGACGACTGGGGTGTCACGGCCGGGCGCTACAAGGACCTGATGGTCGAGTGGAAGGCCGCCGGGCGTGCGCCCAAGGAGGCCGACGACTCCCTGTGGCAGCGGTTCCGGGCGGCGCAGGACGCGTTCTTCGCGCGGCGGTCGGAGGCGTTCTCCGAGCGTGACGCCGAGTTCTCGACCAACGCCAAGCTCAAGGAGGAGCTGCTCGCCGAGGCCGAGCACATCGACCCGTCGCACGACCTGGAGACGGCCCGCCAGCAGCTCTACCGCATCCAGGAGCGGTGGGACGCGATCGGCAAGGTGCCGCGCGAGCGGGTCCGCGAGCTGGAGGGCAAGCTCCGCTCGATCGAGGAGAAGGTCCGCGGCGCGGTCGACGCCCAGTGGCGCCGGTCCGACCCGGAGGCCGAGGCCCGCGTGGCGCAGTTCCGCGAGCGCGTGGAGCAGTTCGAGGCCCAGGCGGAGAAGGCGCGTTCGGCGGGCGACAAGCGCCGTGCCGAGCAGGCCGAGGCCCAGGCCAAGCAGTGGCGCGAGTGGCTGGCGGCGGCCGAGCAGGCCGTGGCCACCCGGTAG
- a CDS encoding amino acid ABC transporter permease — MDVLLDNLDLYGPGFLDTVELFLLSGTGALVLGVVLAMLRVSPVPVLRAAGATYVTIVRNTPLTLVFFFFAFAFPLLGIVNTRDFGSYYFVAAVIALTLYTAAFVCEVMRAGINTVPVGQAEASRALGLTFGQMLGSVVLPQALRAVVPPMVSTLNALLKNTTIAAGFSVFQAGSISLNLAERGEDQLVGLAWVALFFVVLVIPMTLLQRSLEKRWSIAR, encoded by the coding sequence ATGGACGTCCTGCTCGACAACCTCGACCTGTACGGTCCCGGCTTCCTCGACACCGTCGAGCTGTTCCTGCTGTCCGGGACCGGCGCCCTGGTGCTCGGCGTGGTGCTGGCCATGCTGCGGGTCTCGCCGGTCCCGGTGCTGCGCGCGGCCGGCGCCACGTACGTGACCATCGTCCGCAACACGCCGCTGACGCTGGTGTTCTTCTTCTTCGCGTTCGCGTTCCCGCTGCTGGGGATCGTGAACACCCGGGACTTCGGCAGCTACTACTTCGTGGCCGCGGTGATCGCCCTGACCCTGTACACGGCCGCGTTCGTGTGCGAGGTCATGCGCGCGGGCATCAACACCGTGCCGGTCGGCCAGGCCGAGGCGTCCCGGGCGCTGGGCCTGACGTTCGGCCAGATGCTCGGCTCGGTCGTGCTGCCGCAGGCGCTGCGCGCGGTCGTGCCGCCGATGGTCAGCACGCTGAACGCGCTGCTCAAGAACACCACCATCGCGGCCGGCTTCTCGGTGTTCCAGGCGGGCTCGATCAGCCTGAACCTGGCCGAGCGCGGTGAGGACCAGCTCGTCGGCCTGGCCTGGGTCGCGCTGTTCTTCGTCGTGCTGGTGATCCCCATGACCCTGCTGCAACGCAGCCTGGAGAAGCGCTGGAGCATCGCGCGATGA
- a CDS encoding amino acid ABC transporter ATP-binding protein, translated as MIRIAGVDKFFGHLHVLKDVHLEVPKGQVVVVLGPSGSGKSTLCRTINRLEPVDRGQIEVDGRPLPAEGRALAKLRAEVGMVFQSFNLFAHKSIVDNVMLAPVKVRRLPAAEARKTAMELLERVGIANQAEKFPAQLSGGQQQRAAIARALAMRPKVMLFDEPTSALDPEMVQEVLDVMTTLAKEGMTMLVVTHEMGFARKAADRVVFMADGEIVEDAKPEEFFSSPKSNRAKDFLGKILTH; from the coding sequence ATGATCCGGATCGCGGGCGTGGACAAGTTCTTCGGCCACCTGCATGTTCTCAAGGACGTGCACCTCGAGGTGCCGAAGGGTCAGGTCGTCGTCGTCCTCGGTCCCTCCGGGTCGGGCAAGTCGACGCTGTGCCGCACGATCAACCGCCTCGAACCGGTCGACCGCGGGCAGATCGAGGTCGACGGCCGGCCGCTGCCCGCCGAGGGCCGGGCGCTGGCGAAGCTGCGCGCCGAGGTCGGGATGGTCTTCCAGTCGTTCAACCTGTTCGCGCACAAGAGCATCGTCGACAACGTCATGCTCGCGCCGGTCAAGGTGCGCCGGCTGCCCGCCGCCGAGGCCCGCAAGACCGCCATGGAGCTGCTGGAACGGGTCGGCATCGCCAACCAGGCCGAGAAGTTCCCGGCCCAGCTCTCCGGCGGTCAGCAGCAGCGCGCCGCGATCGCCCGCGCGCTGGCCATGCGGCCCAAGGTGATGCTGTTCGACGAGCCGACCTCGGCGCTGGACCCGGAGATGGTCCAGGAGGTGCTCGACGTCATGACCACCCTCGCGAAGGAGGGCATGACCATGCTCGTCGTGACGCACGAGATGGGCTTCGCCCGGAAGGCGGCCGACCGGGTGGTCTTCATGGCGGACGGCGAGATCGTCGAGGACGCGAAGCCGGAGGAGTTCTTCTCCTCGCCGAAGTCCAACCGCGCGAAGGACTTCCTTGGCAAGATCCTGACGCACTGA
- a CDS encoding sensor histidine kinase, protein MRSRLLGIVLALVVLLLVGLGLPLGRGIAAAAQQELFLDRLTDTNRFASLAQRPLVDGQPSAITEELRRYQEVYGIRVALVDQDRRVLASSADVQVSGDVSARVDVALAGREPTEPDLVLPWDDTELVLAEPVLVDGDVRGAVVTLSPTGKTRRAVVFWWLVLLAGSLLALAVAVFAALPLVRWTLRPVRALDDATGTLLAAVVSGRPVPPVDSSSGPPELRQLARSFDQMAANVSDVLAAQRAFVADASHQLRNPLTALRLRLSNLDGQVSGDALTHQVAALDEADRLNRILDELLALARAGAASVDPVPVDVDRAVADRLSAWQPAAAARGVHLVLDGEPGGTVLAPPRGVEAVLDALLDNALKFTRDDTLVHVDVRRTGQTVVLSVRDEGPGLAPDDLERAFDRFWRAPEHQNVRGSGLGLALVRQIVGRVDGTVHLEAPDPGGLRVVVELPGVRP, encoded by the coding sequence GTGCGGTCGCGACTGCTGGGCATCGTGCTGGCGCTGGTCGTGCTGCTGCTGGTCGGACTCGGCCTGCCGCTGGGCCGGGGCATCGCCGCCGCCGCGCAGCAGGAGCTGTTCCTCGACCGGCTGACCGACACGAACCGGTTCGCCTCGCTGGCCCAGCGACCGCTGGTCGACGGCCAACCCTCGGCGATCACCGAGGAACTGCGCCGTTACCAGGAGGTGTACGGCATCCGGGTGGCGCTGGTCGACCAGGACCGACGGGTGCTCGCGTCGTCCGCGGACGTCCAGGTCTCGGGCGACGTGTCGGCCCGCGTCGACGTGGCGCTGGCCGGGCGCGAGCCGACCGAGCCCGACCTGGTGCTGCCGTGGGACGACACCGAACTCGTGCTGGCCGAACCGGTGCTGGTCGACGGCGACGTGCGCGGCGCGGTGGTCACCCTGTCGCCGACCGGCAAGACCCGGCGCGCGGTCGTGTTCTGGTGGCTGGTGCTGCTGGCCGGGAGCCTGTTGGCGCTGGCCGTCGCGGTGTTCGCCGCGCTGCCGCTGGTGCGGTGGACGCTGCGGCCGGTGCGCGCGCTCGACGACGCGACCGGGACGCTGCTGGCCGCCGTGGTGTCGGGCCGGCCGGTGCCGCCCGTGGACTCCTCGTCGGGACCGCCCGAGCTGCGACAGCTCGCGCGGTCGTTCGACCAGATGGCCGCCAACGTCTCCGACGTGCTCGCCGCGCAGCGCGCGTTCGTGGCCGACGCGTCGCACCAGCTGCGCAACCCGCTGACCGCCCTGCGCCTTCGACTGTCCAATTTGGATGGACAGGTGTCCGGTGACGCCCTGACGCACCAGGTCGCGGCGCTGGACGAGGCGGACCGACTCAACCGCATCCTCGACGAACTGCTCGCCCTGGCCCGCGCGGGCGCCGCGTCGGTGGACCCGGTGCCGGTCGACGTCGACCGCGCGGTGGCCGACCGGCTGTCCGCGTGGCAGCCCGCCGCCGCCGCACGCGGGGTGCACCTCGTGCTGGACGGCGAACCCGGTGGCACCGTCCTCGCGCCGCCACGCGGGGTGGAGGCGGTGCTGGACGCGTTGCTGGACAACGCCCTCAAGTTCACCCGTGACGACACCCTCGTGCACGTGGACGTCCGACGGACCGGGCAGACCGTGGTGCTGTCGGTGCGCGACGAAGGACCCGGGCTCGCGCCGGACGACCTGGAACGGGCCTTCGACCGGTTCTGGCGGGCGCCCGAGCACCAGAACGTGCGCGGCTCCGGCCTCGGCCTGGCCCTGGTGCGGCAGATCGTCGGCCGGGTCGACGGCACGGTCCACCTCGAAGCACCCGACCCGGGCGGACTGCGGGTCGTGGTGGAACTGCCGGGCGTCAGACCTTGA
- a CDS encoding TAXI family TRAP transporter solute-binding subunit, which yields MSGLLRARVLGIALALVVLSATACSVDFSTVRLTIAAGGTAGEYYALGKALATEWERSPGVARPAVDVTDGAVDNLGRLRTNRAQVGFAQADAAAAIGTAQVMAGEHRLYALARMHDDYFQLVVRADLPVHKLADLRGLRVSTGAAVSGTRFIAELLLDVAGIDPDTDLQVRHLDLESGKNAMVAGTLDAFFWSGGVPTKTITDLAGVVGLRLVDLADVVPRMVERHPVYGWATLPASSYPIPGGAIKTLVVRNFLMVNDTVSDDLAEALTRGLFAAQRTLAEVSPAARSLDTRSAIETTPIPLHPGATRYYRDVKV from the coding sequence GTGTCGGGTTTGCTGCGCGCACGCGTGCTCGGGATCGCGCTGGCCCTTGTCGTGCTGTCCGCGACGGCCTGCTCGGTGGACTTCTCGACCGTGCGGCTGACGATCGCGGCCGGCGGCACGGCGGGCGAGTACTACGCGCTCGGCAAGGCGTTGGCGACCGAGTGGGAGCGGTCGCCGGGGGTGGCGCGGCCGGCGGTCGACGTGACCGACGGCGCGGTCGACAACCTGGGCCGACTGCGCACGAACCGGGCGCAGGTCGGGTTCGCGCAGGCCGACGCCGCGGCGGCGATCGGGACCGCGCAGGTCATGGCCGGCGAGCACCGGCTGTACGCGCTGGCCCGCATGCACGACGACTACTTCCAGTTGGTCGTGCGCGCCGACCTGCCCGTGCACAAGCTCGCCGACCTGCGCGGCCTGCGGGTCTCGACGGGTGCGGCCGTGTCGGGCACCCGGTTCATCGCCGAGCTGCTGCTGGACGTGGCCGGCATCGATCCGGACACCGACCTGCAGGTGCGGCACCTCGACCTGGAGTCCGGCAAGAACGCCATGGTCGCGGGCACGCTGGACGCGTTCTTCTGGTCCGGCGGCGTGCCGACCAAGACGATCACCGACCTGGCGGGCGTCGTCGGGCTGCGGCTGGTCGACCTGGCCGACGTCGTGCCGCGCATGGTCGAGAGGCACCCGGTGTACGGGTGGGCGACGCTGCCCGCGTCCTCCTACCCGATCCCGGGCGGCGCGATCAAGACGCTGGTCGTGCGCAACTTCCTGATGGTGAACGACACGGTGTCCGACGACCTGGCGGAGGCGTTGACGCGGGGGCTGTTCGCGGCGCAGCGCACGTTGGCCGAGGTGAGCCCGGCCGCGCGGTCGCTGGACACCCGGTCGGCGATCGAGACGACGCCGATCCCGCTGCACCCCGGCGCGACCAGGTACTACCGCGACGTCAAGGTCTGA
- a CDS encoding glutamate ABC transporter substrate-binding protein, with protein sequence MRVRTLAVALLASGLALTACGKEGSPGEGTPAPTQAVAQDVKVEGSPTFDKIKSRGKVIIGVKEDQPGLGLKDSKTGKFTGFDIEIAKLIAAKLGFTEDKIEYKAIASAGREQALINGDVDYYVGTYTINAKRKEQIGFAGPYFTAGQDLLVRKGDDSIKGPDTLKGKKVCSVTGSTPIQYVKTNALTEPENILEFQNYSQCVQQLDQGAVDAVTTDDAILKGYASLEPDKFRVVGKPFTKEPYGVGLAKDDKALRTKINDILDEAISGSAWQQIYDATLGKSGSSADKPVIDRY encoded by the coding sequence ATGAGGGTTCGCACCCTTGCGGTTGCGCTGTTGGCGAGCGGTCTGGCCCTGACCGCCTGCGGCAAGGAGGGCTCACCGGGTGAGGGCACCCCGGCGCCCACCCAGGCCGTCGCGCAGGACGTGAAGGTCGAGGGTTCACCGACGTTCGACAAGATCAAGTCTCGCGGCAAGGTGATCATCGGGGTCAAGGAGGACCAGCCGGGTCTGGGCCTGAAGGACTCCAAGACCGGCAAGTTCACCGGCTTCGACATCGAGATCGCGAAGCTGATCGCGGCCAAGCTGGGCTTCACCGAGGACAAGATCGAGTACAAGGCCATCGCCTCGGCGGGCCGCGAGCAGGCGCTGATCAACGGCGACGTGGACTACTACGTCGGCACCTACACGATCAACGCCAAGCGCAAGGAGCAGATCGGGTTCGCCGGTCCGTACTTCACCGCCGGCCAGGACCTGCTGGTCCGCAAGGGTGACGACTCGATCAAGGGGCCGGACACGCTCAAGGGCAAGAAGGTCTGCTCGGTGACCGGCTCGACGCCGATCCAGTACGTCAAGACCAACGCGCTGACCGAGCCCGAGAACATCCTCGAGTTCCAGAACTACTCGCAGTGCGTCCAGCAGCTCGACCAGGGTGCCGTCGACGCCGTGACCACGGACGACGCCATCCTCAAGGGCTACGCCTCGCTGGAGCCGGACAAGTTCCGCGTGGTGGGCAAGCCGTTCACCAAGGAGCCCTACGGCGTCGGCCTGGCCAAGGACGACAAGGCGCTGCGCACCAAGATCAACGACATCCTGGACGAGGCCATCTCGGGCAGCGCGTGGCAGCAGATCTACGACGCCACGCTCGGCAAGTCGGGCAGCTCGGCCGACAAGCCGGTCATCGACCGCTACTGA
- a CDS encoding EcsC family protein, giving the protein MVEERGLARVGQGAIENLLRVGIEGFGPFKSAQAMAAEALGRGLSRDEAVRYLIRRHVAAAGVQGFATNLGGLITLPVTLPANIAAAYLVQTHLIASIAAVRGHDLESDEVRTAILVCLLGNAGTELLKKAGIRVGAKLTMNLIERVPAHLIREINKRVGFTLLAKYGTSRASITLAKGVPLVGGVIGGGFDAVTTRAVGAFAHRFFSERADFDQPLVIDGEVVEIIEG; this is encoded by the coding sequence ATGGTGGAGGAGCGTGGTCTGGCCCGCGTCGGGCAGGGTGCGATCGAGAACCTGCTGCGGGTCGGCATCGAGGGCTTCGGGCCGTTCAAGAGCGCCCAGGCGATGGCCGCGGAGGCGCTGGGGCGTGGGCTGTCGCGCGACGAGGCCGTCCGGTACCTCATCCGGCGGCACGTGGCGGCGGCCGGCGTGCAGGGGTTCGCGACCAACCTGGGCGGGTTGATCACGCTGCCGGTCACGCTGCCCGCCAACATCGCCGCCGCCTACCTCGTGCAGACGCACCTGATCGCGTCGATCGCCGCGGTGCGCGGGCACGACCTGGAAAGCGACGAGGTGCGCACCGCGATCCTGGTGTGCCTGCTGGGCAACGCCGGGACGGAGCTGCTGAAGAAGGCGGGCATCCGGGTCGGCGCGAAACTGACCATGAACCTGATCGAGCGGGTTCCGGCGCACCTCATCCGGGAGATCAACAAGCGGGTCGGGTTCACACTCCTGGCCAAGTACGGCACCAGCCGGGCGAGCATCACCCTGGCCAAGGGCGTGCCCCTGGTCGGCGGGGTGATCGGCGGCGGGTTCGACGCGGTGACCACGCGGGCCGTCGGCGCGTTCGCGCACCGCTTCTTCAGTGAGCGGGCCGATTTCGACCAGCCGCTGGTGATCGACGGCGAGGTCGTGGAGATCATCGAGGGCTAG
- the miaB gene encoding tRNA (N6-isopentenyl adenosine(37)-C2)-methylthiotransferase MiaB — MTRTYQIRTFGCQMNVHDSERLAGLLEDSGYAPAAGDAAPDVVVFNTCAVRENADNKLYGTLGHLAPAKTANPDMQIAVGGCLAQKDQGEIVKRAPWVDVVFGTHNLGSLPALLERARHNREAQVEILDSLETFPSTLPARRDSAYSGWVSVSVGCNNTCTFCIVPSLRGKEKDRRPGEVLAEVRALVAEGVLEVTLLGQNVNSYGVEFGDRYAFGKLLRATGTIEGLERVRFTSPHPKDFTDDVIAAMAETPTVCHQLHMPLQSGSDRVLKEMRRSYRTGRYLSILENVRAAMPDAAITTDIIVGFPGETEEDFQATLDVVREARFTGAFTFQYSKRPGTPAASLPDQLPKQVVQERYDRLIAVQNAMSWELNKEQVGRRVELLVAAGEGRKDAETHRLSGRARDGRLVHFTPGDAAVRPGDVVETVVTYAAPHNLIADGRLLSHRRTLAGDRSEAGLKPKTAGVTLGLPSFGKPAPLPAPVGGCSTG; from the coding sequence GTGACCCGCACATACCAGATCCGCACGTTCGGCTGTCAGATGAACGTGCACGACTCCGAGCGCCTCGCCGGCCTGCTGGAGGACTCCGGCTACGCGCCGGCGGCCGGTGACGCCGCGCCCGACGTGGTCGTGTTCAACACGTGCGCCGTGCGGGAGAACGCGGACAACAAGCTCTACGGCACCCTCGGCCACCTCGCGCCCGCCAAAACCGCCAACCCCGACATGCAGATCGCGGTCGGCGGCTGCCTCGCGCAGAAGGACCAGGGCGAGATCGTCAAACGCGCGCCGTGGGTCGACGTCGTGTTCGGCACGCACAACCTCGGGTCGTTGCCCGCGCTGCTCGAACGCGCCCGGCACAACCGCGAGGCCCAGGTCGAGATCCTGGACTCGCTGGAGACGTTCCCCTCGACGCTGCCCGCGCGCCGCGACTCGGCGTACTCGGGCTGGGTGTCGGTGTCGGTGGGCTGCAACAACACGTGCACCTTCTGCATCGTGCCGTCGCTTCGCGGCAAGGAGAAGGACCGGCGGCCCGGCGAGGTGCTCGCCGAGGTGCGCGCGCTGGTGGCCGAAGGCGTGCTCGAAGTGACGTTGCTCGGCCAGAACGTCAACTCCTACGGCGTCGAGTTCGGCGACCGGTACGCGTTCGGCAAGCTCCTGCGCGCCACCGGCACGATCGAGGGTCTCGAGCGGGTCCGGTTCACCTCGCCGCACCCCAAGGACTTCACCGACGACGTGATCGCGGCGATGGCCGAGACGCCGACCGTGTGCCACCAGCTGCACATGCCGTTGCAGTCCGGTTCGGACCGCGTGCTCAAGGAGATGCGCCGCTCGTACCGGACCGGGCGGTACCTGTCGATCCTGGAGAACGTGCGCGCGGCCATGCCGGACGCGGCCATCACCACGGACATCATCGTGGGCTTCCCCGGCGAGACCGAGGAGGACTTCCAGGCCACCCTGGACGTGGTCCGTGAGGCGCGGTTCACCGGCGCGTTCACGTTCCAGTACTCGAAGCGGCCCGGCACGCCCGCCGCGTCGCTGCCCGACCAGCTGCCCAAGCAGGTCGTGCAGGAGCGGTACGACCGGCTGATCGCGGTGCAGAACGCCATGTCGTGGGAGCTGAACAAGGAGCAGGTCGGCCGCCGGGTAGAGCTGCTCGTGGCCGCCGGCGAAGGGCGCAAGGACGCGGAGACGCACCGGCTGTCGGGTCGGGCGCGCGACGGACGGCTCGTCCACTTCACCCCGGGCGACGCGGCCGTGCGGCCGGGAGACGTCGTCGAGACCGTGGTGACCTACGCGGCCCCGCACAACCTGATCGCCGACGGCCGGCTGCTGTCGCACCGCCGCACGCTCGCGGGCGACCGGTCCGAGGCCGGTCTCAAGCCCAAGACCGCCGGGGTGACGCTGGGCCTGCCGTCGTTCGGCAAGCCGGCGCCGCTGCCCGCGCCGGTCGGCGGGTGCTCGACCGGATGA